The Dictyoglomus sp. NZ13-RE01 sequence TTTCTAATACCCATTCTCTCGTCTTTTTTAATTTATATTTTATGTGTATATCAGATGTGGAAATAGAGATAGCTACTGCATCCACGCCACATCTTAGTGATGCTTCAATATCACTAATTACGGCTCTATTCCAACCCATAATACTTGCTTTTAATCCGGCTTTTACAATAGCTTTAATAGCCTCCTCCTCATCTCCTCCCATAACTGGTATTCCTGCCTCAATTTGATGTACCCCAATTTCATCTAACATTTTTGCAATTTGTACTTTCTCTGTTTTTGAAAAAACCACACCAGCTGTCTGCTCTCCATCTCTTAAAGTAGTATCCACTATTTTTATGCTACTCTTATCCATCTTTAATTCCTCCTTTTATGTTTATTTATAAAAAGAAAAAGGTGCTTTGTTTTTAACCAAAGCACCTTCGCCAATTTTCAAAACATTATTTTAATTTTTACAGGGGTATTATATCATAACAATTGTGAGTTTTAAAGTTTAATAAATGATGAATTACTATTTTATAAGAGGTAGCTTTATGGTAATTATAGTGCCTTTACCAATGTTACTATCTATATTTAGACCATAGTTTTCTCCGAAAAGTAGTTTTATTCTCTTATGTACATTTGATAATCCTTTATTATCGCTCTCATTATTAAGGGACTCTCGTATTAATAATAATTCTTCCTCTTCCATGCCTTTTCCATTATCTTCAATTGATATAATTAAATCATTACCTTCTTTAAATCCTTTGACTATTAATATATTTTCGTTATTTGAATTTTTGGATTTAAAGGCATGTTTAAATACATTTTCCACTATAGGCTGAAGAGTAAGAATTGGTATTTTATAGTTTAATAAATCTTTATCTATGTACTTTTTATATGTTATTCTTTTAACTCTCTTGGACATTAAATAAATATAACTATCTAAATATTTCAATTCTTCCTTAAGATCTATTAAGAATCTATCTTGTTTATTCATGTGAGCCTCAAGAATATTAGAGAAGGCATCAATCATTTCTGTTACCTCTTCTGCTCCTAAAAATCTTGCCTTCCAACTAATCATTTCTAAAGTATTAAAAATAAAATGTGGATTCATTTTTGACTGTAGAGCTTTAATCTGAGAATCTTTAGCTAATAATTGAGCCTTGTATACAGAATCAATAAGATTTTTTATTTTCAATATGGTATTGTTAAAGGAGTTTATTAAAAAACCCAATTCATCATTCCTTATGGATTCTAATTTTACATTTAGATCTCCATTTTCTACTTTTTTCATGGCTTCTATTAGCTTATTTATCGGCATCATGATATCTCTATAAAGAAAATTAATTACAAGAAAGAGAATTAATATGATAACAAAAAACAGTAAAAACAAAAATCTACTAATGGGAGAAACTTTTTCTAAAATATTCTTTTCATAAATAGATAAGTATATACTCCAGTTTATATTATTTACATCAGTCGTAAGATATATAACCCCTTTTAAATTATCATTTATTACTCTTTTCCCAATTAATTCTTTATTATTTAATGAGTATATAACTCTATTGTTACTCACAAAAATTACATCTTTTGCATTTAACTCATTCATGAATTTTACACTTTCAAAGATTATGTAAGGATTTAGCTTTACTATTAGTAATCCTATTTCTTTTAAAGTATTTCTGTCATATACTATCCTTGATATATAAATATCCGCTTCATTATTAGGTGAAAAATCCACATAAATCAAAGGTTCTCCTTTAAGGTTTATGCTTTTTGAATACAGGGTTTTTACTAAATATTCTGGAAATAGTTGTGAAGAGCGGGAGACATAAAAAAGGAATTTCTTGGAAGAAAACATAAAAGCCAAAGAAGTTACGTCATTTCTTGAAAAAAGGACAGAATTTAAAAAATCCTCTATTTTTCCTCTAAAATCGTAAAAGGCAATTTCATTTTTATCAGATATTTTCATAATATCTTTATTGGCTCCATATAGAAAATTATTATAAAGAATTTCTTGAGTGAACCTATAAAGATCTTCTATTTTATTTTCGATATAAAAACTAATTAATTTTAAATTGGTTTGGTAAGCATCAAGTAGTTTGCTCTTTAAGATATCTACTGTAATAGAATTAATATAGAAAAAGATAAAAGAAGGGGTAATCAGAATTATAATGAAGATAATAATGAGTTTTTTTCTTAATGATAGTTTATTATATAACCTTTTCATTGCGATATTCATAAGGACTTTTTCCGGTTAGTTTTTTAAATACTTTGCAAAAATAAGTTACATCGTTATATCCTACCAATTCCGCTATCTCACTAATTTTATACCTTGGCATTCTCAAAAAGATTTTAGCCTTTTCAATCCTTACCATATTAAGAAGTTGGTTAAAATTAATATTAAGCTCTTTCTTTATAAGTTTCGACAAATGCCAATAACTTATAAAAAACTGCTCTGATAAATCATTAAGAGTTAAATTTTTATTATAATTTTGTACTATATATTCAATTATTTTTCTAATCAAAAAACTAAAATTATCTCTATGAGTTACTGCTTTCAACTGGTTTATAATAAATTCATAGAATTCTTCCTCTTTTAAATATAATTCCATATCCATATCTTCTAATGCCTCTTTAATACTTTCTTCTAACTCTTCAATTTTTATAGGTTTGAATAATAATCTAAATGCTCCAAGTTTTACCGCTTCTTGTGCATAACTTAAGTTTCTATAGGCAGTAATAATTATAATCTTACTCTTTTGATTTTTATTTTTTATTCGTCTTATCATTTCTAATCCGCTTATTCCAGACATTACAATATCTGTTATTATTATTTCGGGTTTAAACTTTTCTATTAAATACAAACCTTCGAAAGCATCTTCTGCTGTACCAATTAATTTGCAGTTGAATTTTTGCCAGTTTATAAACTTTTTGAGCCCCTCTCTGGTTATTTCTTCGTCCTCCACAATAAGGACATTTACTATATATATCACCCCCACATAATTAACATTTACTTTCTTTAAGGTTAACCCTTAATCGCACCTGCAGTCAATCCTCTTATTACAAATTCTTGTAAAAGCATGTAAATTATTATGACAGGTATTATTGTTATTACAAGAGCTGCCATCATAGCGCCATAATTGGTACCGTATATACTTGAGACTAAAGAGAGAAGAACACAAATGGGTTGTTTGTCTCTTGTTGGGATAAATATCATAGACATAAATAGGTCATTATATGACCATAGAAATACAAAAATTGCTACAGTTATAATACCAGGAATTGATAGAGGAAAGATTATTTTAAAAAGAATAGTTAACAAATTTGCTCCATCGATTAAAGCGGACTCTTCCAATTCTTTTGGAAGGGTGGTCATGAAACTTGAGAGTACTAAAATTGCGAAGGGGAGATTTAAAGCAGTTTGAGTTATGATTAAAGATAGATGACTACCACCTATGCCTATTTTTCTAAATAAGACAAGAGCAGGAATTACTATAGAGAAAGCTGGAACCAACATAGCGGAGGTAAAAAAGGATTTTATTATCCCTGTTTTGATCTCAAATCTTGATAGGACAAAAGAAGCTAAACTAGATAATAACAACACTAATAAGACTACGCTTCCAGATATAATGAAGCTATTTATAAATCCTCGAAACATATTGATATTGCCATAGTTTCCTAATTGTTGATAATTTTTTAAGGAGATTTCCTTTGGTAAAGAAAGGGAATTAAGTAAAATTTCTGATGTAGATTTAAAGGAGTTGTTAATGACCCACAAGAATGGGAAAATAGTTGTTATTGCCCAAAAAACCAGAACTATGTAGCTTAGAATACTAAAAACTGACAATTTTCCCTTAGCCATAACTTCCTCCTATCTAATAAGTGATTCTATCTCTTTTTAGAACTCTGTTAGCAAAAATTGATAATATAACTCCCAATATGATAATTAATGTGCCAATTGTAGAAGCATATCCTTGATTTTGTCCTGTGAAGGCTACATTATAGAGGTATGTTCCTAAAACTTGACTGGCATTCATTGGACCTCCACCAGTTATAACATAAACAATATCAAAAACCTTAAAAGTTCCTACTATAGCAAGAGAAATAGCTACAGAAATTACATCCCAAATTAATGGAATTGATATATAAATTGCTCTATGAAATTTGGAGGCACCATCAATTAAAGCAGAATCATAAAAATCTTGAGGTATTTTAGAGAGAGCGGATAGGAATATCACAAAATAGAAGCCTACATATTGCCATATAATTGGTATTAGTACCATTATTAGGGCACTATTTTCTGTTATCCATACAATCTTTTCCTTTCCTAAGGATGTTAAGATAGAATTTAAAAATCCATAATCATATCCATAAGCTAAATAAAACATAAGTCCGATTGCTGTTCCAGAGATAGCAACAGGGAAAAAGTAAACAGTCCTAAAAAATTTGTATCCCTTAGATATTGAGTGTACTAATAGAGCAAGAATAAGAGCAATTCCTATTTGAAATATTATTACTGCAATTAACATAATCATAGTATTAAGAAGAGCTTTATGTACTGCAATATCTTCAATAAGTCTTTTATAATTCTCCAATCCAATAAAGCTTCTGAAGTTTGAAAAATCTCTCCAGTTATAAAAGCTATAATAAATAGTTGCAAAGAGAGGATAATAAATTAATATACCTGTTAAGATTAATGCTGGAAGTAGAAAAATTATTGCATATTTTTTATTTTTAAATACCACTTTTCATAGCCTCCTTATTGAAAGAGTGGGGTGCCTAAAAAGGCACCCCCAAAGTTTAATTATTGCTTGGCACTCTCATGAATTTTTCTTGCTTCCTCTAATAGTTTCTTGGCTGTCTTCTTTCCAGTTACCACATAAGCAAGATTAGTTCTTATATATGTGAATGCCTCTGGTGTAATTTGGGCATCAATAGGCATAGATACTGTGCGAGCTTTTTCCATCATATCATATCCAGTTTGAGCAGCAGGAGAAACATTCTCAACCTTGCACTTTATTGCGGGTACACCTCCAACAGCAATGAATTTGGCTTCTACCTCTGGTGAAGTAATATATTTAACAAATTTAGCAGGAATTCCTCCCTTTTTCTCATTTAATTCTTTACTTACATACCAACCAGAACCAAAACCACCAATTATATCTGTAGGATCTGCTTTACCTCCAGGTATAACAGGAACTGGCATAATCACAGTATTTAGTTTATCCTTCAGTCCACCTACACACCATGATCCATTTATCATCATTGCAGCCTTCTTTTCATAGAACAATTCTCTTGCCTGTTCATCTTTAAGAGTTAATGCATCCTTTGGAAATGCACCTAAAAGGTACAATTTCTTTATATATTCCAAGCCTGCCTCCCAAGAAGGATGGAATGGGGTATTATGTCCCTCTGGTCCTCCAGCAGAAAGTACTAAAGTTTCAATTAAATAGTATGAATCAAGAATAGA is a genomic window containing:
- a CDS encoding DNA-binding response regulator — translated: MVNVLIVEDEEITREGLKKFINWQKFNCKLIGTAEDAFEGLYLIEKFKPEIIITDIVMSGISGLEMIRRIKNKNQKSKIIIITAYRNLSYAQEAVKLGAFRLLFKPIKIEELEESIKEALEDMDMELYLKEEEFYEFIINQLKAVTHRDNFSFLIRKIIEYIVQNYNKNLTLNDLSEQFFISYWHLSKLIKKELNINFNQLLNMVRIEKAKIFLRMPRYKISEIAELVGYNDVTYFCKVFKKLTGKSPYEYRNEKVI
- a CDS encoding ABC transporter substrate-binding protein, giving the protein MRRFKSLPLLLLISFLLISTLIGSAQEKVKIRAVTYFTGEDPWTAVWQSVIKDFMKRYPNVEIIDEATPTSGDLIRTKIKTDYASGNEPDVAFFFVGADAEPLLKTGKVYSWDEELEKDKDWGKNFYKGALEFCRYKGPIKEYDGKIYALPTIGFYEGLFVNKDLFDKYKLALPTTWTNLLKAISTFKAKGIIPIAGSILDSYYLIETLVLSAGGPEGHNTPFHPSWEAGLEYIKKLYLLGAFPKDALTLKDEQARELFYEKKAAMMINGSWCVGGLKDKLNTVIMPVPVIPGGKADPTDIIGGFGSGWYVSKELNEKKGGIPAKFVKYITSPEVEAKFIAVGGVPAIKCKVENVSPAAQTGYDMMEKARTVSMPIDAQITPEAFTYIRTNLAYVVTGKKTAKKLLEEARKIHESAKQ
- a CDS encoding two-component sensor histidine kinase, yielding MNIAMKRLYNKLSLRKKLIIIFIIILITPSFIFFYINSITVDILKSKLLDAYQTNLKLISFYIENKIEDLYRFTQEILYNNFLYGANKDIMKISDKNEIAFYDFRGKIEDFLNSVLFSRNDVTSLAFMFSSKKFLFYVSRSSQLFPEYLVKTLYSKSINLKGEPLIYVDFSPNNEADIYISRIVYDRNTLKEIGLLIVKLNPYIIFESVKFMNELNAKDVIFVSNNRVIYSLNNKELIGKRVINDNLKGVIYLTTDVNNINWSIYLSIYEKNILEKVSPISRFLFLLFFVIILILFLVINFLYRDIMMPINKLIEAMKKVENGDLNVKLESIRNDELGFLINSFNNTILKIKNLIDSVYKAQLLAKDSQIKALQSKMNPHFIFNTLEMISWKARFLGAEEVTEMIDAFSNILEAHMNKQDRFLIDLKEELKYLDSYIYLMSKRVKRITYKKYIDKDLLNYKIPILTLQPIVENVFKHAFKSKNSNNENILIVKGFKEGNDLIISIEDNGKGMEEEELLLIRESLNNESDNKGLSNVHKRIKLLFGENYGLNIDSNIGKGTIITIKLPLIK
- a CDS encoding ABC transporter permease, producing MVFKNKKYAIIFLLPALILTGILIYYPLFATIYYSFYNWRDFSNFRSFIGLENYKRLIEDIAVHKALLNTMIMLIAVIIFQIGIALILALLVHSISKGYKFFRTVYFFPVAISGTAIGLMFYLAYGYDYGFLNSILTSLGKEKIVWITENSALIMVLIPIIWQYVGFYFVIFLSALSKIPQDFYDSALIDGASKFHRAIYISIPLIWDVISVAISLAIVGTFKVFDIVYVITGGGPMNASQVLGTYLYNVAFTGQNQGYASTIGTLIIILGVILSIFANRVLKRDRITY
- a CDS encoding ABC transporter permease, with amino-acid sequence MAKGKLSVFSILSYIVLVFWAITTIFPFLWVINNSFKSTSEILLNSLSLPKEISLKNYQQLGNYGNINMFRGFINSFIISGSVVLLVLLLSSLASFVLSRFEIKTGIIKSFFTSAMLVPAFSIVIPALVLFRKIGIGGSHLSLIITQTALNLPFAILVLSSFMTTLPKELEESALIDGANLLTILFKIIFPLSIPGIITVAIFVFLWSYNDLFMSMIFIPTRDKQPICVLLSLVSSIYGTNYGAMMAALVITIIPVIIIYMLLQEFVIRGLTAGAIKG